The genomic window GCAATTCACCAATCGCATGGGCGCTCTTTGGGAGGATATCGCGATGGCGGCGGGTGCGGCAGGGACCTTCGACCCGCAGACGGGCGACTATGCCTATACCAGCCAGCCGTTTCTCGATGCGCTCGATTTCCTTTTGCAGTTCCAGCGCGACGGAAGCCTGCATCCGGCCTCCTCGTCGGTCGATGCACGTCAGGGCCGCCAGCGCTGGGCTGCGGAAGAGGCGATGATGTTCTTCGACGGCCCCTGGAACAGTGGCGTTCTGAACAGGATCGCGCCAGAATTCCTTGCAAAAACCGGGGTCAGCAATGTGCCAACGCCGAACGGCGAGGCGCCGATCCTGAACCGGGGGGCGCAGTTCGGACATTATTACGTGTCCGGGCAGAGCGAACATCGCGAACTTGCCATCGAGCTTTTGCAGAATTTCACCTCTGATGCCTATTATGTGGAGCTTGCCAGCCGGATGGATCAGCCGCCATTGGATCTTTCGGCGGTCGAACGGGCCGATGTGCATCCGACATACAGCACCGTCATCGGCAATTTCAGCGAAAGCGTTTTCCGTGGGCCCGACCCGCTGATATCGAACCCCGCGACCGCGCAGGTCTTCTCGCGCATGAATCCGGTGACGCCGGGTCTGGGCGAGATCATTCAGGGCGCGTTTTCGGGAGCTTTCGACGACGCGACGCCGTTCCTTCAGGAATTTTCGGATGCCATGTCGCGCGAGCGGGACAAAGGCATCGAAGAGGCGCAGGCCGCCGGCTTTGATGTGTCACATGATGACTGGGTCTTCCCGGATTGGGTGCGGGGAGAGGACTACAGGGGCTGAAATCAGGCAAGCGGGCGTTTCCCGATGGGGACGTCCGCTGACGCTGCGCGACCGCATTTCCAAAGCGGTGTGCGAAAACAAAGAACGAGAGAAACAGGATGTCACGCACCCCACCGTCGTTACCGGCGCGCCTTTGGGCGGACCGCGCGATTTACATCTTCCTTCTGCCGACGCTCCTCCTCGTGGGGGCGTTTACGGTTTATCCGATCATCGCGTCGATCGGATATTCGTTCCAGAACTGGAACGGCTTCGCGACGACGGGCACCTATATCGGGTTCGACAATTACCGTGAGCTTTGGCAGGATCGCCTGTTCTGGAATGCGTTCGGAAACACGATGGTGTTCCTGCTGATCGCAGTGCCCTTACGGGTTGGTGCGGCACTGCTTATCGCGATTGTGCTGAATGCCCGGTTCCCCGGTGTGCGCCTGTTCCGGACCGGTATCTTCCTGCCGGTGGTGACCACCGCCGCGATTGTCGGCGTTGTCATGCGGTATATCCTTGATCCGACAGGCGGGCCGGTCAATATCGCGCTGATGCAGACCGGCGCGATCGAGGCGCCGATCAACTTTCTGGGGAATGCCGGTCTCGCGCTTTACAGTGCTGTCGGCATCTGGGTCTGGAAATGGCTTGGCATCACCGTGATCTATTGGCTGGCCGCGCTCCAGACGATCCCGACCGATCTTTATGAGGCTGCCGAACTGGACGGGGCCAATGCCTGGCAGAAATTCACCGGCGTGACATTTCCGATGCTGATCCCCTTCACAATCATCATCACGCTGATCACGCTGATCGAGGCTACGAATGTGTTCGACCTGATCTTGACGCTGACCGGTGGCGGGCCGTTCTACGGAACCGAGGTGATCGACATCTTCGTCTATCGCAACGCCTTCATCAACACGGTTCCCCGGCTGGGCTATGCCTCGGCGGCTGCGATCCTTTTCGGGCTGATCGTTTCGCTTGCGACGGTCCTGCAGGTTCTGGCGATCCGCCGGTTTCGGCGCTCTGCGGCGGAGGCGACATGAAACTGCTGCGCAAACCCTGGAATGTGATCAGAATCCTGGCGCTTGTCTGTCTTCTGGTCGTCTGGTGCTATCCGTTTGCCTGGCTGATCTCGGCTTCTCTCAAGGGTCAGCTTGAGATCTTCCAGAAGGGGCTGGACCTCATTCCCGATACGCTTCTCTGGGAGAATTACAGCCGCGCATGGGTCTCCGCGCATTTCTCGACCTATATGCTGAATACCGTGCTCATCACCGCCGGAACCGTCCTTCTGGTGATCGTGCATACCTCGCTGACGGGCTATGTGCTGGGGCGGTTCGATTTTCTCGGCAAACGCTTTGTCATTGGTGTTTTGCTTGTCACGATGGTTGTGCCGGTCGGCGTCACGATCATTCCCATTGTCGATCTGGCCGATTCCTTCGGTCTGCTTTCCACAAGATGGGGGATCATTCTGGCGCTGGCCGGGTCCGGGCAGGCGGCGGCCATTCTTCTCTATGCCGGGTTCTTCAACGGCGTTCCGAAGGATCTGGAGGAAAGCGCGGAACTCGACGGCGCAGGCTTCTTCCGCATCTTCTTTTCAATCATGCTGCCACTGGCCGGTCCGATCACCGCGACCGTCAGCGTGCTGACCTTTCTGTATGCCTGGAACACGTTCCTCATTCCGCTTGTCTTTACCTTCGGGGCGCCCGATCTGCGCACGTTGCCGGTGGGGATGCTGGCTTTCGTCAGCAAT from Rhodophyticola sp. CCM32 includes these protein-coding regions:
- a CDS encoding carbohydrate ABC transporter permease, whose translation is MSRTPPSLPARLWADRAIYIFLLPTLLLVGAFTVYPIIASIGYSFQNWNGFATTGTYIGFDNYRELWQDRLFWNAFGNTMVFLLIAVPLRVGAALLIAIVLNARFPGVRLFRTGIFLPVVTTAAIVGVVMRYILDPTGGPVNIALMQTGAIEAPINFLGNAGLALYSAVGIWVWKWLGITVIYWLAALQTIPTDLYEAAELDGANAWQKFTGVTFPMLIPFTIIITLITLIEATNVFDLILTLTGGGPFYGTEVIDIFVYRNAFINTVPRLGYASAAAILFGLIVSLATVLQVLAIRRFRRSAAEAT
- a CDS encoding carbohydrate ABC transporter permease; this encodes MKLLRKPWNVIRILALVCLLVVWCYPFAWLISASLKGQLEIFQKGLDLIPDTLLWENYSRAWVSAHFSTYMLNTVLITAGTVLLVIVHTSLTGYVLGRFDFLGKRFVIGVLLVTMVVPVGVTIIPIVDLADSFGLLSTRWGIILALAGSGQAAAILLYAGFFNGVPKDLEESAELDGAGFFRIFFSIMLPLAGPITATVSVLTFLYAWNTFLIPLVFTFGAPDLRTLPVGMLAFVSNNETDWSGMAAAATISLLPVILFFFFVQRFFVEGIAGAVKQ
- a CDS encoding ABC transporter substrate-binding protein, with product MTRSNTTDFRRRAVLGGGIAAAAMATSPGALFAQDGPVLQWWDIFAPLTDMNQRFWDAFEESGRGRVEYTNTNPATSMQALQLAFRSGESPDIFDVDGDPATLASLYEAGWFAPLTGLEFDSPFQQATLVEGATVFDGNQVSVAIFSNLWHNASLWYDSEKMAAAGGDPEAGIATWAEAHDLARAATGDGYFGLLLPLQFTNRMGALWEDIAMAAGAAGTFDPQTGDYAYTSQPFLDALDFLLQFQRDGSLHPASSSVDARQGRQRWAAEEAMMFFDGPWNSGVLNRIAPEFLAKTGVSNVPTPNGEAPILNRGAQFGHYYVSGQSEHRELAIELLQNFTSDAYYVELASRMDQPPLDLSAVERADVHPTYSTVIGNFSESVFRGPDPLISNPATAQVFSRMNPVTPGLGEIIQGAFSGAFDDATPFLQEFSDAMSRERDKGIEEAQAAGFDVSHDDWVFPDWVRGEDYRG